The Oryzias latipes chromosome 16, ASM223467v1 genomic sequence TCTCCATCCCTGCAACTACACTTCAGATATCTTTCTGAATCTCTATgcctctttatttttgtttcacttgtCTGCTTTAGAGATGCAAGAAAGTGATGGGAAGAGCCTCTCAGTTTGAGTGTTTTGATTGCAGGTACATGCGCAATGACCTGAACCGCCTGCAGATCCGCTGTATGAATGCAGCACACGGATGTGAGGTGGTCTGCTCCCTGGAGAGCCTGCATGCACATGAGGACGAGTGTGTGTTTGCCTTCATATCCTGCTCTAACACCGGTATGCAAACTCCtccctggaaaaacaaaaatgaatgctGCTTTGTTTCTATTCACAAtagttgtaaaaatgtttatctcTATTATCtatctttatatatatgtatgttatCCTCTTATATGTGTGATACAAAGGTAATGTGACACCTCTTTCATTGGTGAACAACAGGTGGTGCATCTGTTGTCATGACTACCCCGTAAACAATTGCATATGCAGGGCTGTACTTAAAATCTCCAGAATGCTGTTTCAGGTTGAATCATTCTTAAATAAATTGGAGCTGATTCTAGTGTGATTCTGTCTTGATCATGTCACCATGGCCTGTCATGGGCAGGAACTGAGTGCATATGTTACCATTGTGGTAGGTATtttgtcaaagagtgtgtgtggcTTTTGCAGTGCTGAGATATGTCACCaactatatatagatatatatgagCTTTTAATTCAGCATGAGAGTTGTGTGATtctctcaaatgttttttttttactgtacttttgtttttacctaAATTCATGCATTTCATTTAACAATTAGTTTTCATAATTTCGTTTTTatgatttaattttaattttcagtcTGGGTTTGATTGCTTATTTACAGCCCTTTGGTGAAACTGTGCCCTCTGTATGTTGTACTTATGGCTGTCTCGTCAGGCTGCCCCGTGCAGGTGGAGAGGAGAGGTTTGGAGGTGCACATGTCAGAATGCAGCTTTCGTAGCAGAGAATGTCCCAACGGCTGCGGCCACATTCTCTACTCTACTGACCAATCACAACACAACTGTGTGGCAGAGCTACGCACAGAAGTGGAGATGCTGAGGTAAGTGTGTCTATTTTAGAAATATACTGATGGAATCAAAGCcactataattttatttttgttaccaCAGGGCAGAGATGCTGTGTAAGGTAGAGGAGGTGAGACGGGAGATGGAGTCACGCTTGGACTCGCAGAGGAGACACATGGTGCAAAAGGAGTCACAGCTGAAGAATGAGGTGGAGGAGATGAAGGTGAGCCATTCGTTTTTCTCTCACATCAATCCCCTAAACAGCCATTTCAAGATCTAGTTTTTTTTGGATTGGGTTAtcaaacacagaatataaaCGCAACTGTTTTGGTCTAGTTGTGTGACTAAaactcctttttcctttttcttataAGCCACAATTATACACATTTAAActctttaggattttttttattagaatccAAAGTGCTGTTATTGCTCTCatcacttaaagaaaaaaacagccttcaAAATCTGAATTTCTTAAGAAATTACGTAAGCACGACACAACAAATATTACTTTTATAATATAATTCCTAATGTTTTTTTGGATgacaaaatggaaaacaaatttttaagaTGCGTCATATAAATGCATTTAATGCAAATCTCTTACTTGAGGAGTGTGTCCTTTGTCATTTTAGAATCTGTAATACATTTTTGGGGTTTAAGTTCCTCTTTTAAGTGTTTGAATCCCTGATGTGAacagtttttcttctgcagGGTCAGATATCCCGTGTGATGTGTGACATGCACGCTGTGTTGGGAGCAGAGCGCCTGAGGAGGCAGGAGTTAGCAGAGGCAGAGCTTGAGAAGAGGGAACTGTTGGAGCTTCTCCGAGACCTGCAGTTCACGAAGAATCAACAATCGGCAGAGCCGTCAGTCAAGAGCCAGCTCCAGGAAGATGAGCAGACACCCTGCAGGGACCGGACTCGCCAGCCGGGAGAGACTCCTTTACATGCCTCCAGTCTGTCCCTGGCCTCACCTCCCAACTGCGCCGGCCACTCCTCACCTCAGCTGGGGGACGGGCTGCGAAAAGGCCCCCGCAGTTTGACTCTCCAATGCATCAAAAGGAAAAGTCGGGAGGTGACGGTCATCTGAATACATATATAAGAATTAAGGCAATTTTGtatgttgtaaaataaattagttaaaaaataaagttgtgtttttatgaaGTCTTTGAATCATGAGCATTTCTGTCTTCAGAAGCATCGACCCATCAAACAGGCTTTAAAAAATTCACCACCACCAATCCCATGATTtggtgttttctttaaaacacacaaagagtTACAACTGCCTTTATTCTCTAAACACGCCTCATGataacaaaacataaaacatcaatagTCTGTATTACAACATCACGTAAGCATGTTTCCATGGAGATGGCAGACATCCCATCTGGTTGGTCCATTTCCAGTCAGAAGAAGCTGAAGTTTTCAACCAGGTGAGTTCACCTGGTGAAGGATCGCACATGCCTGCCCCTCCCACCTCCGCTTCCTCCCCCACCACTGAATTTGCTCCCCTGAGATCCTCTTCCACCTCCTCCAACTCCACCAGCGTTCCCAGCACCTCCTCCCCCGCTAAGCCAGGACAATCCGGCGCCTCCTCTGCCCCGTGGAGCTCGATCACGAATAGCCAGACGATAAGcaccttaaaaaatgtttttaaaagagttttaACTTTAGTACTGCAGGTTAAAAGCAATGATGGAAACATGTTAGCTCTACATACTTGCAGGGGGTTGTCGGGAAGGCAAAGGTCCTCGGGCGAAGTTGCTCTGCCCTCCGCGGGGTTCACTGTAGGTTCCTCTGTGGGTGATTGTTGGAACCTGACCACTCCACGAGGAACCACGGCCTCCTTCCCTCCGAGTGTAGTTACCTACTGAAACCCAAAGAAGTCAATCATCATCCTCTACAGGCcaaccatcaaaaaaaaaaatgaaacctttgCACATCACCCATGTGACCCGTTTCACTAAGGATTGTGGGTATTTACCTGATAGCAGAACAGCTTTTGGCTGTGGTGGAGTAAAAAAGCGCGTCTGGTTGTGGAAGGTGGCTCTGCCTCTATTCCCAGTGAACAGACCTCTGGTGGGAGGCTTGGGGAGGCTCTTGGGGAGACGTTTGTTGGGTAGAAGTCCGAGCGGGGTGGTAATGTCTTTAAACTCCGCTGCAACAAAGTCGTCCACATGCATGCTGGGAGGACGGGATGTATTTTGTTTCCTTAGACGGAAAATATCATGGGGCCGTGACATGTTTTGTCCAAACCCTCCCCGACCCCCACGACCACGAGGGGCAGGCATGATGTGAGCCCTTTTGGCAGGTTCAACATAGTCGGATTTACCACTGagaaacaagcaaaacaaaatataaatttaaatacAAGATACTCGGTCATATGAAAATTCATGTCAGGCTCAAGTTGTACCTCGATGTGATGAAGGTCTCGTGTTTGTGTTTGCCAAGTCGGAAGCCTTTCGTAGCCTTAGTGTGACCCGGGGAAGACGGCTCAGACAGGAAGGAGCGCTCCAACTCAGCTTTCAGGTCGAGTTCTGGACAACATTCCTGTGCCAAAGCAACCAGGTCCACTTTGACCTGCAACACAGGAAAAAGAAGCACAAGAATGTGTGAAAGTTCTTTCGTCTGCaagatgaaaaaaggaaaatctttatttatttttagaaaaaataataaattgtgAGGTTTATTTTACGTGTTTAAAAGCAAAGATATGTTACTCCTTCAAAGGTGACCGTAATTATGACAGAAAAGAGAGCATGTCTGAAGATTGCAGACAGAGAGACAAACATACCATGTCAAGATCAGTTTCTATGTCATCTGTTTGGAAAGGAGAAAACCACAGAGCCTTCAGCTGCTCATCCAGTGCCTCAGACAGAATGAACACTGTCCTGCAGATGGAAATAGGAAGTTCTTAACAATCAATTGTGTCTATTGTATTGTAATAATGTGCATTTATGCAACTTTTTGTCATTATAAGCTAatagttttcctaaaaatggcaaaattatttagaaaaaaaattaagaaaacaactggtaaaaataaaaaactgatatCTTTGTAATTAAGGGCCATTTTATGCAAACCTGTGGTTAAACTGAGCTGCAAGTGTCTCAGGAGGAGGCAGAATGGGCTCAGTTTCAACCACTGGAGCTGTGTCTGAAGCCACCTCCAGCGTCTGCCTCAGAACAATCACATTTTCCAACATGGTTTCCATGGAATCGTCTTCTTTACAAAGTTTCTATGGGCACAAACACACCGTTAAAAACCAAAACGcaataaacatttataaaaataaaatttcaaaaaaagttacaaaaattgAGATTGGAAATATATTTACAGTTAATAATTTCTCCAAAGAAGATATTGGATGAGACTCAGACTCCTCCCACTGCAGCAGAGCTTTCATCTCAGAAGGCGACATCAGTCGTGGATGAACAAAAACAGGCTCCTCGCTGGAGCCCTGACCCTCCTCAACACACtgtttccaaagaaaaaaatattttagaatctaaaacaaaacatgccACGTAAAAAGTAAATAGTTACTGAAAAAAGGTGTTATCACTTCTTTCTCTGACAACAAATCTTTAGCTACATTCACAGTGTCTTCTGAAACATGTGTCTatgcaaccacttccaatgaaaggtctatCTTAATGCACGTAAATGCGTGTTTCAGGCTTGTGCAGGATGTTTatcttattaaaaaaacttcaaaataaagcagattTAAAAGATGCACCTACCATTGTTTCTGTGTTGACAATCTGCCTGAGAAAGTCAAGCAGAGCAGAAAGCAAATCTGCTGAATCCTTGCTGAAGCTTGAAATCAGTCTTTTGAGCAGTGAGAACACCTCACTACTATGTTTCTTCAAAgcactaaaggaaaaaaaaggtagatATGATGTTAAGTAAAAGCAGATATTcaacctgaaataaaaataacggaaaaatgtgaaattacaCTTTGAGGTGGTAGATTCCATAGTTATGCTCAGTGAGGAAAGTTAGAGTCCTGATGCAGGTGAGGAGGAGCGGGACGCTGCTCTCTTTATTGCCTAAAACCTCCAACAAGGAAGTGcacactgatgacatcatctcTCGCCCGGGCAGTGCATTGGCCAGCAGCTCCACCTCTGCCATACAGCCCTCCCCAGGGTGTGACACCACCAGGGATATGTCCTAACATCCcaagtgaaaaatatttttagggGTTTTTCACTAAAGGTCAAAACTTTGTCTGAAGCCTACGGCAGATCCTACCTGGTCACACAGTGACTGGAATATTGTCCCAACTAGAACACTGCACTGCTGCTGTGGTAAGGAGTGAACCGCGGGAGGGATCAGCAGAGACAAAAGCAAAGGGAACACATCTGCCAGCTGTTCATCGCCGGAAACGGAGCCCGACAGCAAATGGAGCGTGGCGCTCTTACAAGCCCTCTGCGACACCAGAGTGTCCATCAGGGACAGCAGGCGCAGCGCCTGGCCCCAGCACACGGTTTTCCCCTCAGCCCTGCAGTCGGTGGATTAACAACAGAGAACAATTTGCAGCAGGATCACAAACATTGTGGTGAGGTGTGTGCGCTGTACTCACGGCTGGAGCTCCTCCTGCAGCATCTCCAACAGCGTCTTCATGATGAGCGTTGCAGTGGGAGAGGACAGGTCTGCCAGCTGAACGCACACTCTCCTCAGCATGGCCAGGAGAGGCGGGCAGCTGGTGGTGCACACACACCTCAACACTTCAGAGAGGCTTTTCCACTGAGCCCTTATGTGCATGCTCCACAGCTTCCTTGTATTTAAAGCTATTGACACATCCTGAACAGAGATGGCCTGTGAAGCCACAAAGTTAATGTTACTGTGTGTTCACAAATGGGAGTTAGCACTTGGAGTTCTGGTCAGGAGGTTACCTGAGTGCTCTGCATGGGCAACGGGAGAGGAAGGAGCTCAGACAGCAGAGTTAACCCAGAAAACAGACCTTCAGGAGCTTTCAGGAGAGAGCCCAGAACCTCCTTCAGCATCAGGGACCACGTGTTGCTGGCTAGAGTCTCCTCTGTGTGAgtgacctgcagcagaaacaaccACAGCCTCaccaaaaaggttaaaaacaacacagttttacCCTCAAACTAACGATTCTCAAACCTTTTCATTGACACCCTGCGTAAAAGTGAGCATCACATCAACAATGAGCGCCTGGACCCTGGTCTCCTCGCCATCCAACCGTCCGGTTGCAGGGATCGAACACACGATCATGTGGAGAGTCACTAGCACATTGGCAACACGACTGTCCCTGAGCTGGAAAGTCCCGCCAGACAGCAGCTCCATCAGCATCGTGCGCAGCAACCTGATGGTGCTGATACATATGCTGAGGATCATGCACCGCTGAGGGGTGGGTCCCATGTGACCATGCAAGCGCCATGGCTGCAGTAGCACGCTGCAAAGTTTCTGCAAGACACGGACACAGGTATCCAGGCCCTCTCCGGAGAACAGCTGGACACCCGCAAGGCTCCATTTGAGATCCTTCTGCTGACCTGCAGAGAtgaggaagagtcagtgagGAACCTGTGTACAAGCTGTCTGAAAAGCAAAAGGCTGTGAAGAGTGTCTAATGCATCACATTAAAAGATTTTTCATCGACTTTACCTTCCACCGGAGGAGGAGGACAAGCAATGTGACAGAGGACCCTCAGAGCAGTGACCAGCCCAGTTCCCTCGGCATTTAATATGTTTTCCAAATTCTGACAACATGGAAAAGTCAACTTTTTAGgttacaaacatgtttttccacAGCAAGAATACAAAAAAGCTTGTTCAaaaaatcatttctttattcataatTTGTCGTCCTAATCCTGATTGGGAATATTGTGGACCCTTCCACAATTCAGCTTTAATATGCTTTTAAATAGTTTAGTGACAATAAATTGAATAAAGTGTAAATTATGAATTAagacttttaaattaaaactcaaaacattttaaaactacaaaactgttaaaaaaatgttaacaatttTGAAATATGAACCAGCAACTGAGCAGAAAACAATGCAACTGAAGTGATTTGTAATTTGGAAACAGAAAGGACGTAGACATTTTTTTGAGAATTCCTACCAAACAATAGGTTTGTCTTTAGTTTGAGAGGCATACAAACTGTCAAATGAGATCTAGAGTTTTGTTTGTGGAGCTACAagtccattttagaagaaaagccactggtttaacttttagtCAAAATTCCTAGGAGGTTTTgcaaaaagaaacccaaaatcttacccaagggaAAAGTGCAAAATATCTGTCAATAATCCTCAAGCAAAGAGATTTTATGTGATAGCCCACACTGACCATTCAGATatattaagaacatttttttccaggCTGCTCTGACAGAAGGAATAATTTGTGTTGTGTGAGGCATCATCCAGTCAGgaaaattgtggtttttttgAGTAAAtggtgttgacatttttttagtgACATCTTTTGCGCACAAACTGCAGTTATGAATTCATtggatatttttatttcttgatgTCAAtagtaaaatgacaaaaaaatctcaaagaACCAGCTTTGATGGCCGTAAGGTTTGATTTtgtaaatcaatcaataaaagaATAATCTGCTCTTAGCTGGCTAAATGCCATTGTGTTGTGAGGAGGTATCTATACCTGTTTGATGTAAGCGATGAGGGAAGGAATGCTGCCAATCTCAAAGCGAAGTTTCTCCAGGGGCTCCAGCCATTTGAACAGCTCTGAAGAACAAAATCTGAAAATTGTTATCAAGGATCTTCAACGCTTTTATGATGACAAAAGGCTGGTTATCATTTACCCTGCAGCTTGACGTTGCTATCATCCGCCTTGGCAATGGCAAGAAGTGGAGTTGAATATTGTTCCATCATCCGCAGCTCATTGGAGGTTTGGACTACCATCAGGACCAGCATGCAGGCATAGTTATAGGTCACCGCCTTGCGAGCTTTGGTCTCACTGTGAGAAAGATAACAACCAATCAAGTCAATTCAAGATGTAATAGAAGCAGACAGGAATGAGCAGAAGGAAAGGACAACTATACCCCTGTCCATCTTTTATGTGGTGCTGGAGCAGCGTGACCAGACAGGACAGGTTGTTCTCCAGGCTGAAAACGTGAGCCACTGCGCTACGGCCAGTTTGTGTGAAAGTCATCAGGTAAAGTGCGTGAAGCATGCCGAGAACTTCTGAATTGTCTCCTTCATCGAGTCCTGCGCCACCTTCTCCTCCAGCGGCCACGTGGCTCATAAGTTCTGACACACCTTGCAGAGAATGCAGCGCCTGCATCAGCCACATGCAAAACCCCTCCTCCCCAAACCCTGGCCCTGTGAGGGCCCCTTCCCCTCCTGTGCTGTCCTCTCCTTCTGATTCTGCCACAGATGCCAGGAGACGCAGCAGCAGGTTGGTTGGAGATGGCTGGGCAAGAAGGAAAAGTAGGCCTGACTGGGTGAGTGACAGGAAGCGTAGGAGCTCTTTAACGGCCTGAGTGACACCAACATGACCTGCTACAGCAGCCGCTGACAAAACCAATGTTGTGCTTTCCAGGAAATGACAGGCATGCATGTACCTgacagggaagaaaaaaatgactgtaATCAACTACTTCAAACAAGAGTCAGAAGCGTTGCAGTGCAGATTTTGTGGTCAGCTTTGTACCTATACAGTGTTGGGTATGGGTTATCCCTCTCTGGTGGTCCTGTTATTCTGGCAGAAGTTGGGAAAGCTTTCCCAGGCGGTTGAACCATGGAGTGAGAAGCAGATTCCAGCAGGTGATGAAGCTCCTCCAGAACGCCTGCTATCCTATCAAGCTCAGCCTCGCTCACAGGGGAGGAGCCCAGCGGAGTTTCCTCTTCCATAGGGCATTCAGCATCTTCCATGTCCTCCTGAAAGATATAACCCTGCACAATGACTACAAAAGAAGAGAGGGCACTAAATGTGCATAAACGAGTGGTGTGAATGAGTGCTGGCACCTGTTGAGTTTCACTCCAAGCTGCTGCTGACTGTTGCAGGTCGACGAGCACCTCGTACACGTGGCTTTTTTGCAACACGGCATTGCCAGCTGTTATGACCCGAACTGTTTCCTCACGCAAGAACAGCTGGACTAGACGCTGTGAAGCACATCAGAGCGACGACAGATTGTTAAAATTTCCTAATACACCTGGGAAGACTCTTGCAGAGTTATCCCATGACTTCTGAGTGGACTTTAAAGGCTCATCAGGGGACGTTTTGCTGTTCATTCGAGTAGCTTCTTCAGTTTTACAGCTGCCTGTCTGAGATCTTTAAAACAACGTTACTCTGAATTACTAATATATATTTGAGTATGTTTGAGTTTTCTAACTTTAGCAAAATCTTAAAATATCTGTTTGAAACTTAATTAATATACGACTGTGtaaatgagaaacaaaaaaatgatgagaaacaaaacttaaaagctATCTGCAGTGTGTTGCTAACCTGATAGCCGCTCTTTTCTGAATCCCCTGCGTGCAGGAAGGCCTCCACCCCAGCAGGACAGCTGATGAGACCATCTAAAGTTCTCAGGATACTCAGCTTCAGTGTGGAGGACACGTGGTCTGCATGGAGCAGCTCCAGCAGCACTTTCAGGGTGCCTTCCCGCAGCAATATGGTGAGGCCGTGCGGACACCCTGCCAGGCAGGATACCAGCTTCGCACCTGCTTTTAACTGTCTGAGATTCAGGGCAATGGGTTGGGTGAGAGCAATCTCCAAATCTAAAGCTTGGAGAGCCCACTGGACTAAAGCTTTCAGAGGCTCCTCAGCATCTCCTTGTTCTTGTTTAATTAAATAAGCCAGCCCTTTGTTGAGTAGTCCAGGTGCTTCTTCCAGAGCAGTGACCCAGCGAGCATCTCTGTCCTCGCCAATATCGGCCAGTAGTTCTTTTAGATGAGCAACAGCCTCCGCCTCCTCTCCACCTGCTCCTCCTTCTGTTCCACCAGCATCTCTGGGTTCCTCTGTGCTGGCCTTCTCAAACTGGATCTCAAAATGAGTCTTGTATGGTGGAGTGAAGTAAGCAAGCGGCCTAAGTTCTCGCTCGTACGGATCATATTGGACAGGTGGCACAGAGGCTAGATCCTCAGGAGTGTAGTCCATGTCAAAGGTGGGCAGCTTGAAGCTTCCATTATCCAGGTCATCTTCATCACTGGAAATCTGCTCATAACCATCATCACCTGAAAGTACAGAGATTTCACAAATTTTATTCAATAGAAAGaaagtttgaccaaaaaaatgcttaaaaacttAATACATGAGTGAGGAAAAATTAGTTCACATGAGGAAGTAAAAGACAGCTCCCAAATCCCTGTAACTAACTATTGACCCACAAACCTTTTCTTTCATGGCAGTTTTAAGCCAAGCATGCGGAGTTAGTTAGGCATGCATGATATGACTTCAGCGCAGTCAGTCACAGCTGTGAGAAGGCGTTAGGACCCTCCATATGGTGGCACATAAAAGTTCATTGAAAGCCTTCAGAGTTTCACCGAGTGCAGCATCAAGCAGTTGCAGACAGATGCAGCATGTCTGTGCAAACACTCGTGCCGTTACTCAGTCCCAAATGGACCCTGTTCCTACagcctcccccctccctcctgtgGCATCAACATTGAAAAGTAGAGCAGACTTTGTGGCATCGAGGGGTTCAGCTTCGGGCTGAGTGTCCATTTGGGATTGTGGGCTATCCCACTCTCATGTAACAACACCCTACCTTCCTccatctcctcttcctcgtcctcaccctcatcttcttcatcctcctcttcctcttcttcctctggaGCGCTCCCCTCTGTCCGTgtgtcttcttcctcttcttgctcctcctcttcttcctcgtcCTCCGCCTCTTCTTGTTCGGCGTCTGAGTAGGCCTCATCGGCAGGCCTCTCCGGTGACACGGCCTCCAAGTAGTCGCATCGGACCTCGCTCGGCTCACTTTTGACCCCGCTCACTGCAGAGAGTTCGCCTGACACGTCACAGCTGTACATTCCCACAAAGCAAAATCCACAGCAATATTCAACGACAGATCTGCTGCTGATGCTAATCCT encodes the following:
- the virma gene encoding protein virilizer homolog isoform X1, with protein sequence MAVDAATELLFLETFKHQNAELTNVDVVRFPCGVLITEVRVIPPGIKAHSNLPDSRAFGETSPHAFQLELFFNNVAKPNGPTFHRLGSLEYDENKSIVFRPSGKVNTNGLVLRGWYTSLTLAVYGTAERSHGHDQGSPPPPPPPPQQPAGPKRIIKQEWEKEDQYNGSPPRPAPRGPRTPPGPPPPDDDEEEQVPAAVSGVKSEPSEVRCDYLEAVSPERPADEAYSDAEQEEAEDEEEEEEQEEEEDTRTEGSAPEEEEEEEDEEDEGEDEEEEMEEGDDGYEQISSDEDDLDNGSFKLPTFDMDYTPEDLASVPPVQYDPYERELRPLAYFTPPYKTHFEIQFEKASTEEPRDAGGTEGGAGGEEAEAVAHLKELLADIGEDRDARWVTALEEAPGLLNKGLAYLIKQEQGDAEEPLKALVQWALQALDLEIALTQPIALNLRQLKAGAKLVSCLAGCPHGLTILLREGTLKVLLELLHADHVSSTLKLSILRTLDGLISCPAGVEAFLHAGDSEKSGYQRLVQLFLREETVRVITAGNAVLQKSHVYEVLVDLQQSAAAWSETQQEDMEDAECPMEEETPLGSSPVSEAELDRIAGVLEELHHLLESASHSMVQPPGKAFPTSARITGPPERDNPYPTLYRYMHACHFLESTTLVLSAAAVAGHVGVTQAVKELLRFLSLTQSGLLFLLAQPSPTNLLLRLLASVAESEGEDSTGGEGALTGPGFGEEGFCMWLMQALHSLQGVSELMSHVAAGGEGGAGLDEGDNSEVLGMLHALYLMTFTQTGRSAVAHVFSLENNLSCLVTLLQHHIKDGQGETKARKAVTYNYACMLVLMVVQTSNELRMMEQYSTPLLAIAKADDSNVKLQELFKWLEPLEKLRFEIGSIPSLIAYIKQNLENILNAEGTGLVTALRVLCHIACPPPPVEGQQKDLKWSLAGVQLFSGEGLDTCVRVLQKLCSVLLQPWRLHGHMGPTPQRCMILSICISTIRLLRTMLMELLSGGTFQLRDSRVANVLVTLHMIVCSIPATGRLDGEETRVQALIVDVMLTFTQGVNEKVTHTEETLASNTWSLMLKEVLGSLLKAPEGLFSGLTLLSELLPLPLPMQSTQAISVQDVSIALNTRKLWSMHIRAQWKSLSEVLRCVCTTSCPPLLAMLRRVCVQLADLSSPTATLIMKTLLEMLQEELQPAEGKTVCWGQALRLLSLMDTLVSQRACKSATLHLLSGSVSGDEQLADVFPLLLSLLIPPAVHSLPQQQCSVLVGTIFQSLCDQDISLVVSHPGEGCMAEVELLANALPGREMMSSVCTSLLEVLGNKESSVPLLLTCIRTLTFLTEHNYGIYHLKVALKKHSSEVFSLLKRLISSFSKDSADLLSALLDFLRQIVNTETMCVEEGQGSSEEPVFVHPRLMSPSEMKALLQWEESESHPISSLEKLLTKLCKEDDSMETMLENVIVLRQTLEVASDTAPVVETEPILPPPETLAAQFNHRTVFILSEALDEQLKALWFSPFQTDDIETDLDMVKVDLVALAQECCPELDLKAELERSFLSEPSSPGHTKATKGFRLGKHKHETFITSSGKSDYVEPAKRAHIMPAPRGRGGRGGFGQNMSRPHDIFRLRKQNTSRPPSMHVDDFVAAEFKDITTPLGLLPNKRLPKSLPKPPTRGLFTGNRGRATFHNQTRFFTPPQPKAVLLSVGNYTRREGGRGSSWSGQVPTITHRGTYSEPRGGQSNFARGPLPSRQPPASAYRLAIRDRAPRGRGGAGLSWLSGGGGAGNAGGVGGGGRGSQGSKFSGGGGSGGGRGRHVRSFTR